A genome region from Deinococcus ruber includes the following:
- a CDS encoding ABC transporter ATP-binding protein, with translation MTSHTPSSSVAALRVLKRYLGPLWRQVALLGVLLLSSIGLNLYLPQLLASFLDSAQAHGSLAGLTRLALSYIGIAVAVQLLSAGATYLGASVGWAATNRLRADLTDHLLHLDMSFHKERTPGEMIERIDGDVTALSNFFSQFAVRVFGAVLLLLGALVMFFREQWWVGLMVTTFAAVTLYAMNRTRRIGVEPTRVEREASARLFGFIEERLSGLDDVRALGGGPFTISRFLGVQRNFFWKAYQAWIKRSAVWQLSMLLFAIGYVAVISSAVGLYLGGTITIGTAFLFYQYMSLVEEPIDQLTQQLQDLQKAGASLLRVGELLNLESGLNEGTRTLPAGALEVDVQGMSFQYSDDPTAVLDSVDFRVQAGHTVGLLGRTGSGKTTLTRLVSRLYDPTSGQILLGGVPTTDLELAALRSRIAVVTQDVQLFQATVRDNLTLFNPTIPDTRVRAALAEVGLETWLDSLPDGLQTPLAAGSLSAGESQLLAFARVMLQDPGLIILDEPSSRLDPATESRLTAAMQRLLHGRTAIVIAHRLDTVARADDILVLGAGKVLEYGPRRLLAANPNSEYSRLLRAGQSVLDEVLA, from the coding sequence ATGACGTCCCACACGCCTTCTTCGTCTGTGGCCGCGCTGCGCGTGCTGAAGCGGTATCTGGGGCCACTGTGGCGACAGGTCGCGCTGCTCGGCGTGTTGCTGCTGTCCAGCATCGGGCTGAACCTGTACCTGCCGCAGCTGCTGGCCTCCTTTCTCGACAGTGCCCAGGCGCACGGCTCGCTGGCCGGACTGACACGGCTGGCGCTCAGCTATATCGGCATTGCCGTGGCAGTGCAGCTGCTGTCAGCGGGTGCGACGTATCTGGGGGCGAGCGTGGGCTGGGCCGCCACCAACCGCCTGCGGGCCGATCTGACCGATCATCTGCTGCACCTCGACATGAGTTTTCATAAGGAGCGAACTCCCGGCGAGATGATCGAGCGCATTGACGGCGACGTAACGGCGCTGTCCAACTTCTTTTCTCAGTTCGCGGTGCGGGTCTTCGGCGCGGTGCTGCTGCTGCTGGGTGCGCTGGTCATGTTCTTCCGCGAGCAGTGGTGGGTGGGCCTGATGGTCACGACCTTCGCCGCCGTCACGCTGTACGCCATGAACCGCACGCGGCGCATCGGGGTCGAGCCGACCCGCGTCGAACGCGAGGCGAGTGCGCGGCTGTTCGGCTTCATAGAGGAGCGCCTGAGCGGGCTGGACGACGTGCGGGCGCTGGGCGGCGGCCCCTTCACCATCTCGCGCTTTCTGGGCGTGCAGCGCAACTTTTTCTGGAAGGCGTATCAGGCCTGGATCAAACGCAGCGCGGTCTGGCAGCTTTCGATGCTGCTGTTCGCCATCGGGTATGTCGCGGTCATCAGTTCGGCGGTTGGGCTGTATCTGGGCGGCACCATCACCATCGGCACGGCTTTCCTGTTCTATCAGTACATGAGTCTGGTGGAAGAACCCATCGACCAGCTCACGCAGCAGCTTCAGGACTTGCAGAAGGCCGGAGCCAGCCTGCTGCGGGTGGGCGAACTGCTGAATCTGGAAAGCGGGCTGAACGAAGGCACCCGCACGCTGCCCGCCGGAGCGCTGGAGGTGGATGTTCAGGGGATGTCGTTCCAGTACAGCGACGATCCGACGGCGGTGCTGGACAGCGTCGATTTCAGGGTGCAGGCGGGGCATACCGTGGGCCTGCTGGGGCGCACCGGCAGCGGCAAAACCACTCTGACGCGGCTGGTGTCGCGGCTGTACGACCCCACCTCGGGGCAGATTCTGCTGGGCGGCGTTCCGACCACCGACCTGGAACTCGCGGCTCTCAGAAGCCGCATCGCGGTGGTCACGCAGGACGTGCAGCTCTTTCAGGCGACGGTGCGTGACAATCTGACGCTCTTCAATCCCACTATTCCCGATACGCGGGTGCGGGCGGCGCTGGCAGAGGTGGGGCTGGAAACCTGGCTCGACAGCCTGCCAGACGGCCTGCAAACGCCCCTGGCGGCGGGCAGCCTGTCGGCGGGCGAATCGCAGCTTCTGGCGTTTGCCCGCGTGATGCTGCAAGATCCTGGCCTGATCATTCTGGATGAACCCAGTTCGCGCCTCGACCCCGCCACCGAAAGCCGCCTGACCGCCGCCATGCAGCGCCTGCTGCACGGGCGTACCGCCATCGTGATCGCGCACCGCCTCGACACCGTGGCCCGCGCCGACGACATTTTGGTGCTGGGTGCGGGAAAGGTGCTGGAATACGGCCCGCGCCGCCTGCTGGCCGCCAACCCAAACAGCGAGTACAGCCGTCTGCTGCGGGCGGGGCAGTCGGTGCTCGACGAGGTGCTGGCGTGA
- a CDS encoding phosphatase PAP2 family protein: MFDWLRLHWKSLLALALLIALPLFLLGKIAEDVHEKEAFAWESPLMVALRGHAPTWFRSVARAFSTIGSARIMLPFCGLLAVWLWTRSHSVARYFLISVGGAAILNVVLKLMFNRTRPQVIPWLWEEGDSSFPSGHSSMAAALVVTVTALLWRTKYRWVAGVLGLIYAVIMGVSRVYLGVHYPTDVLAGWALGVAWAGGVALLLWQRLREAQQSRGGAVQT, translated from the coding sequence ATGTTTGACTGGTTGCGCCTCCACTGGAAATCTCTGCTAGCTCTGGCGCTGCTGATCGCGCTTCCGCTGTTTCTGCTGGGCAAGATCGCCGAAGACGTTCACGAAAAAGAGGCATTCGCCTGGGAATCGCCGCTGATGGTGGCCCTGCGCGGCCATGCGCCCACCTGGTTTCGCAGTGTGGCACGGGCGTTTTCGACCATCGGCAGCGCCCGCATCATGCTGCCGTTCTGCGGGCTGCTGGCGGTCTGGCTGTGGACGCGCTCGCACAGCGTGGCCCGCTATTTCCTGATCTCGGTGGGTGGGGCGGCCATCCTGAATGTCGTGCTCAAACTGATGTTCAACCGCACCCGTCCACAGGTGATTCCCTGGCTGTGGGAGGAAGGCGACAGCTCGTTTCCCAGCGGCCACAGCAGCATGGCGGCAGCGCTGGTCGTGACGGTCACGGCGCTGCTGTGGCGCACAAAGTACCGCTGGGTCGCCGGGGTGCTGGGCCTTATCTACGCCGTCATCATGGGCGTCTCGCGGGTGTATCTGGGCGTGCATTACCCCACCGACGTACTGGCAGGCTGGGCGCTGGGCGTGGCCTGGGCGGGCGGCGTGGCGCTGCTGCTGTGGCAACGGCTGCGGGAAGCCCAGCAGAGCAGAGGCGGAGCTGTTCAGACGTAA
- a CDS encoding S8 family serine peptidase, which yields MTKAHTTLLLLPLTASLLSACMSSPSATVAALSADHPGQVAPRYDYVAAVPLQAGDTPASVQAAAGGQVLAWKTPGCAQDDCTALVGLNAPSGLAAQSLEQTQRLEPTQRLEQTERTLSVRLGRSVTLEENRDQFSAGGDITATLSGARVAWAGGSLLAWTGGARVAWAGGTYAPVPQNTQTWTTLRLQEAQALAPNLGAGVTVAVIDTGLDLTHPAFQDALSDPSTWQDFYAGDAVPQDEGTLGTGGYGHGTNVAGIILQIAPLAKIMPIRVLGPDGSGDVVNIAKAIAWATLNGAKIINLSVGSTKDSSVVQDAIKFATSMNVLVLASAGNNNSDKVTFPASLATNFPNLLSVGSVDATDVKSSFSNYGDKLELMAPGENVYAPAPGNLLAAWSGTSQATPMATGGAALALGQTLSVPASSLIGKMQAASFNLYTVPLNKPYAKKLGSGRLDLAAFLSQTVR from the coding sequence ATGACCAAAGCCCACACTACCCTGCTTCTGCTGCCCCTTACCGCGTCACTGCTTTCTGCGTGTATGTCCAGCCCGTCTGCCACGGTGGCAGCACTGTCTGCCGATCATCCAGGGCAGGTCGCGCCGCGTTACGACTACGTGGCAGCGGTGCCGCTTCAGGCAGGCGACACGCCCGCTTCGGTGCAGGCGGCAGCAGGTGGGCAGGTGCTGGCCTGGAAGACACCCGGTTGTGCCCAGGACGACTGTACGGCGCTGGTCGGCCTGAACGCGCCCAGCGGTCTGGCGGCCCAGAGCCTGGAGCAGACACAGCGCCTGGAGCCAACACAGCGCCTGGAGCAGACCGAGCGTACCCTCAGCGTTCGCCTGGGCCGCAGCGTCACGCTCGAAGAGAACCGCGATCAGTTCAGCGCGGGGGGCGACATCACGGCCACGCTCAGCGGTGCCAGAGTGGCCTGGGCGGGCGGCAGTCTTCTCGCCTGGACGGGCGGAGCCAGAGTGGCGTGGGCAGGCGGCACGTATGCGCCCGTTCCGCAGAACACCCAGACCTGGACGACCCTGAGGCTTCAGGAAGCTCAGGCGCTCGCACCCAATCTCGGGGCGGGCGTCACGGTGGCGGTCATCGATACCGGCCTCGACCTGACCCACCCCGCGTTTCAGGACGCGCTGAGCGATCCTTCCACCTGGCAGGATTTCTACGCGGGCGACGCCGTTCCCCAGGATGAGGGCACGCTCGGCACCGGGGGGTACGGCCACGGCACCAACGTGGCGGGCATCATCCTCCAGATCGCGCCTCTGGCAAAGATCATGCCGATCCGGGTGCTCGGCCCGGACGGTTCCGGCGACGTGGTCAACATCGCCAAGGCCATCGCCTGGGCCACCCTCAACGGAGCCAAGATCATCAATCTGAGCGTGGGCAGCACCAAAGACTCCAGCGTCGTTCAGGACGCCATCAAGTTCGCGACTTCCATGAACGTGCTGGTGCTCGCCTCGGCAGGAAACAACAATTCCGACAAGGTCACCTTCCCGGCGTCGCTCGCGACCAACTTTCCCAACCTGCTGAGCGTGGGCAGCGTGGACGCCACCGATGTCAAATCCAGTTTCTCGAACTACGGCGACAAGCTGGAACTGATGGCTCCCGGCGAGAACGTGTATGCGCCTGCGCCCGGCAATCTGCTGGCGGCCTGGAGCGGCACGAGTCAGGCAACGCCGATGGCGACGGGCGGCGCGGCACTGGCGCTGGGCCAGACGCTGAGCGTGCCAGCCAGCAGCCTGATCGGCAAGATGCAGGCCGCCTCGTTCAATCTGTACACCGTGCCGCTCAATAAGCCCTATGCCAAGAAGCTGGGAAGCGGACGGCTCGATCTGGCAGCCTTCCTGTCTCAGACTGTCAGGTAA
- a CDS encoding FtsB family cell division protein, with the protein MRLLPSSWKTTGRKKPVRLPVRLPVWSDVRRFPISMMLACLLAGLGSVQMTFLIGNSLYRSYTWTTEHHQIDAELRSLNVDLRVLRETQARADDPDALRAQARCLGFVGKGETVVVAENAPSGINDNCDAVRMP; encoded by the coding sequence GTGCGTTTGCTGCCCTCTTCATGGAAAACCACAGGCCGGAAAAAACCGGTCAGGCTGCCGGTTCGCCTGCCCGTCTGGTCAGATGTACGCCGCTTCCCGATTTCGATGATGCTCGCCTGTCTGCTGGCGGGGCTGGGCAGTGTTCAGATGACCTTTCTGATCGGAAACAGCCTGTACCGCAGTTATACCTGGACCACCGAACACCACCAGATCGACGCCGAACTCAGGAGCCTGAACGTCGATCTGCGGGTTCTGCGCGAAACGCAGGCCCGCGCCGACGACCCCGATGCCCTGCGTGCTCAGGCCCGCTGCCTGGGCTTTGTGGGCAAGGGCGAAACGGTGGTGGTGGCCGAAAACGCCCCCAGCGGCATCAACGACAACTGCGATGCCGTCCGGATGCCATAG
- a CDS encoding ATP-binding cassette domain-containing protein — translation MTTLPATPPPSRPAVPTLALMRRLFAYRPGLFALNLALWGVFHTLPALFSYSISALFSRLGDFEKLRQAGQVAEQASNVSAIWVLVGVFAVARLGRFGIFLGAFRTYIRLWYTLDALIRRNLLNYLLTARGSRRLPDLPGEAVSRFRDDVDDVAAYTEVWIDSGGFLLYSLVALTLMLRVDVLMTVVVTAPLLLVVLLVQRLSPVIRSYRRRMRQATADVTGFIGETFSAVSAVKLSGSEGHMVAQLARLGEVRRSAALRDVLLTELIKGVNTNMIAIATGLVLLLGASRFRTGTLSIGDFVLFAALLPRLTGSMGFFGDMIARHRRTGVSFERMKRLLQDAPVEVAVEHHPLHLEGDAPTPVSMPIRAAFERLSVRGLSVQHPGGRGVQDAAFELKRGEFVVVTGRIGSGKTTLLRGLLGLIPADGEVVWNGQRVDDPASFFVPPRSAYTSQLPQLFSESLRENVLMGEPDDHLPDALRLAVMDADLSQLGSGLDTQVGARGVKLSGGQVQRAAVARMLARPAELLVFDDVSSALDAATEAQLWAGLFRERGEVTCLVVSHRRAALLRADRVLLMDDGRIVDSGTLPELLERSEEMRALWAEDVAVG, via the coding sequence ATGACCACCCTTCCCGCCACCCCGCCACCTTCCCGCCCCGCCGTCCCCACCCTGGCCCTGATGCGCCGTCTGTTCGCGTATCGCCCGGGTCTGTTCGCGCTCAATCTGGCGCTGTGGGGCGTCTTCCACACGCTGCCCGCGCTGTTCAGTTACAGCATCAGTGCGCTGTTCAGCCGCCTGGGCGATTTCGAGAAGCTGCGTCAAGCCGGGCAGGTGGCAGAGCAGGCCAGCAATGTCAGCGCGATCTGGGTGCTGGTGGGCGTGTTCGCCGTGGCCCGGCTGGGGCGCTTCGGCATCTTTCTGGGCGCGTTCCGCACGTATATCCGGCTGTGGTACACGCTCGACGCCCTGATCCGCCGCAACCTGCTGAATTACCTGCTGACCGCACGCGGGTCGCGCCGCCTGCCCGACTTGCCCGGCGAGGCCGTCAGCCGCTTCCGCGACGATGTAGACGACGTGGCGGCGTACACCGAGGTCTGGATCGACAGCGGCGGCTTCCTGCTGTACAGCCTGGTGGCTCTGACGCTGATGCTGCGCGTAGACGTGCTGATGACGGTGGTGGTGACGGCTCCGCTGCTGCTGGTGGTGCTGCTCGTTCAGCGCCTGTCGCCGGTCATCCGCAGCTATCGCCGCCGCATGCGTCAGGCCACCGCCGACGTGACGGGGTTTATCGGTGAGACTTTCTCGGCGGTCAGCGCGGTCAAGCTGTCGGGCAGCGAGGGGCATATGGTGGCGCAGCTGGCGCGGCTGGGCGAGGTGCGGCGGTCGGCGGCCCTGCGCGACGTGCTGCTCACCGAGCTGATCAAGGGCGTGAACACCAATATGATCGCCATCGCCACCGGGCTGGTGCTGCTGCTGGGAGCCAGCAGATTTCGCACGGGTACGCTCAGCATCGGAGATTTCGTGCTGTTCGCCGCGCTGCTGCCACGCCTGACCGGCAGCATGGGCTTTTTCGGTGACATGATCGCCCGTCATCGCCGCACCGGGGTCAGCTTCGAGCGTATGAAACGGCTGCTGCAAGACGCGCCGGTGGAAGTGGCGGTCGAACATCATCCGCTGCATCTGGAAGGTGACGCGCCTACACCTGTCAGCATGCCGATTCGGGCAGCGTTCGAGCGGCTTTCGGTGCGCGGCCTGAGCGTGCAGCATCCGGGTGGACGTGGCGTGCAGGACGCGGCGTTCGAGCTGAAACGCGGCGAATTCGTGGTGGTGACGGGGCGCATCGGCAGCGGCAAGACCACGCTGCTGCGCGGGCTGCTGGGCCTGATTCCCGCAGACGGCGAGGTGGTCTGGAATGGGCAGCGCGTGGACGATCCGGCCAGCTTCTTCGTGCCGCCGCGCAGCGCGTACACCTCACAGCTGCCGCAGCTGTTCAGCGAGAGCCTGCGTGAAAACGTGCTGATGGGTGAACCGGACGATCATCTGCCCGACGCCCTGCGACTGGCGGTTATGGACGCTGATCTGTCGCAGCTCGGCAGCGGGCTGGATACTCAGGTCGGCGCGAGAGGCGTCAAGCTGTCGGGCGGGCAGGTGCAGCGGGCGGCGGTGGCCCGTATGCTGGCCCGCCCCGCCGAACTGCTGGTCTTCGACGACGTGAGCAGCGCTCTGGACGCCGCCACCGAAGCGCAACTGTGGGCCGGGCTGTTCCGCGAGCGCGGCGAGGTGACGTGTCTGGTGGTGTCGCACCGCCGCGCCGCCCTGCTGCGGGCCGACAGGGTGCTGCTAATGGACGACGGGCGCATCGTGGACAGCGGCACCCTGCCGGAACTGCTGGAACGCAGCGAGGAAATGCGGGCGCTGTGGGCGGAAGATGTGGCGGTGGGGTGA
- a CDS encoding acyl-CoA thioesterase, translated as MDSASAHRTRIQMRYSDTDMMGHINNAAYAQFLEIARMDYLDALLPPGVRPAAVVLARLELNYRREVHLGQRVEVLTALTQVGRSSWTYAFQILADDVVSADGSSVQVHVDADTRRPAPLPPEMRTVLTAALPGTPAGVGS; from the coding sequence ATGGACTCAGCGAGCGCCCACCGTACCCGCATCCAGATGCGCTACAGCGACACCGACATGATGGGCCACATCAACAACGCGGCCTACGCGCAGTTTCTGGAGATCGCCCGCATGGACTATCTGGACGCGCTGTTGCCGCCCGGCGTGCGCCCCGCTGCGGTGGTGCTGGCCCGCCTGGAGCTGAATTACCGCCGTGAAGTGCATCTGGGCCAGCGAGTCGAGGTGCTGACCGCTCTGACACAGGTGGGGCGCAGCAGTTGGACCTACGCCTTTCAGATTCTGGCCGACGACGTGGTGAGCGCCGATGGCAGCAGCGTGCAGGTGCATGTCGATGCAGACACGCGCCGCCCGGCCCCGCTGCCCCCCGAGATGCGGACTGTGCTGACGGCGGCCCTGCCGGGAACGCCTGCGGGGGTTGGGTCATGA
- a CDS encoding ROK family protein gives MSIGVDVGGTKIAVGVLVGDELQEFHTQPTPESGWAAVLDAIAGQVRQLQAKYPQARTVGLGIPGPITPDRKRVKFAPNIYGFTDVPVVEGLYERLGQHVSLENDAKAAALAEAELGAARASSSSVYITVSTGIGSGIVLNGRLWRGQHGIAGELGHVVSVPGGPISGAGQAGTLEAVASGTAIARDASYALNREVSTAEAFALAQSGDRIAGRVVRGAMQRIGLAIADLQKMLDPEVFVLGGGVASVGAYFFEHVQAAADEAAEGFAVPVIRPAQLGSHAGVIGAALSAVLEPA, from the coding sequence ATGAGTATCGGCGTCGATGTGGGCGGCACCAAGATCGCAGTGGGTGTGCTGGTCGGTGACGAATTGCAGGAGTTTCATACCCAGCCCACGCCTGAAAGTGGCTGGGCAGCGGTGCTGGACGCCATCGCCGGGCAGGTGCGTCAGTTGCAGGCGAAGTACCCGCAGGCCCGCACCGTGGGTCTGGGCATTCCCGGCCCGATCACACCCGACCGCAAGCGCGTCAAGTTTGCCCCCAACATCTACGGCTTTACCGATGTGCCGGTGGTCGAGGGGTTATACGAGCGCCTGGGGCAGCACGTCTCGCTGGAAAACGACGCCAAGGCCGCCGCACTGGCCGAGGCCGAACTGGGGGCTGCGCGTGCCAGCAGCAGCAGCGTGTACATCACGGTCAGTACCGGCATCGGCAGCGGCATCGTGTTGAATGGGCGGCTGTGGCGCGGTCAGCACGGCATCGCGGGCGAGCTGGGGCACGTGGTCAGTGTGCCGGGTGGCCCGATCAGCGGGGCAGGGCAGGCGGGCACGCTGGAAGCGGTGGCGAGCGGAACAGCCATTGCCCGCGACGCCAGCTACGCGCTCAACCGCGAGGTTTCCACCGCCGAGGCCTTCGCGCTGGCGCAGTCGGGCGACCGCATCGCCGGGCGGGTGGTGCGCGGAGCCATGCAGCGCATCGGACTGGCGATTGCCGACCTCCAGAAGATGCTCGACCCGGAAGTGTTCGTGCTAGGCGGCGGGGTGGCGAGCGTGGGTGCGTACTTCTTCGAGCACGTGCAGGCCGCTGCCGACGAGGCCGCCGAGGGCTTTGCCGTTCCGGTCATCCGGCCCGCGCAGCTCGGCTCGCATGCGGGCGTAATCGGCGCGGCGCTGTCGGCGGTGCTGGAACCCGCGTAA
- a CDS encoding acyl-ACP desaturase: MSVILPPNLLSDVPRTPAGLLSNREKDRLIERAFLGLYRWYTARSQETRNWNADLSFDWKSMRQDLPAEIVTALTGFFAVEQYAPDYTSELVNLVRRSHGRSHFQLRWGSEEEKHADSWENAVLFSRQRSPQWIAEYKERLRSQQWHLPFPDAIHNLVYTVFQERATQLNYLNLMKLCMGQSDKVKNAIDPVLAKVAQTIAVDEAAHYNFFLEGARLYLYYYPQRTLEAVKNVIGQFSMPASNLVPNWDEFSETVYRAGIYGPRDFNRDVMQVAFRNLGIESRKKLEEGIKATREVPDFDGNGTIQTAIWDTFDYGAIEGDVKRLHVKIQDYEKGVGFDAVDPFEFVTNPEVPKKTQAADD; this comes from the coding sequence ATGAGTGTCATTCTTCCCCCCAATCTGCTTTCCGACGTGCCGCGCACCCCGGCTGGGCTGCTGAGCAACCGAGAAAAAGACCGTCTGATCGAACGCGCTTTCCTGGGGCTGTACCGCTGGTACACCGCCCGCAGCCAGGAAACGCGCAACTGGAACGCCGACCTGAGTTTCGACTGGAAGTCGATGCGCCAGGATCTGCCCGCCGAGATCGTGACCGCCCTGACCGGCTTTTTTGCCGTCGAACAGTACGCCCCCGACTACACCAGCGAACTGGTGAACCTGGTACGGCGCTCGCACGGGCGCAGCCATTTCCAGTTGCGCTGGGGCAGCGAGGAAGAGAAGCACGCCGATTCGTGGGAAAACGCCGTGCTGTTCAGCCGCCAGCGCAGCCCGCAGTGGATCGCTGAATACAAGGAGCGGCTGCGCTCTCAGCAGTGGCATCTCCCCTTCCCCGACGCGATTCACAACCTGGTCTATACGGTCTTTCAGGAACGCGCCACCCAGCTGAACTACCTGAACCTGATGAAGCTGTGCATGGGCCAGTCGGACAAGGTGAAGAATGCCATCGATCCGGTGCTGGCAAAAGTCGCCCAGACCATCGCCGTCGATGAAGCCGCCCACTACAACTTCTTCCTGGAAGGAGCGCGGCTGTACCTGTACTACTACCCGCAGCGCACGCTGGAAGCCGTCAAGAACGTGATCGGGCAGTTTTCCATGCCCGCATCGAACCTGGTACCCAACTGGGACGAATTCTCGGAGACGGTGTACCGCGCCGGAATCTACGGCCCCCGCGACTTCAACCGCGACGTGATGCAGGTCGCCTTCCGCAATCTGGGCATCGAGAGCCGCAAGAAGCTGGAAGAAGGCATCAAGGCCACCCGCGAGGTGCCGGATTTCGACGGCAACGGCACGATTCAGACCGCCATCTGGGACACCTTCGATTACGGGGCCATCGAGGGCGACGTGAAGCGCCTGCACGTCAAGATTCAGGATTACGAGAAAGGCGTGGGCTTCGATGCCGTCGATCCCTTCGAGTTCGTGACCAACCCCGAAGTCCCGAAAAAGACCCAGGCCGCCGACGACTGA
- a CDS encoding response regulator transcription factor yields the protein MEQRILLIEDNPDITRVVQYELEQAGYRVLTAPDGISGLTSARENVPDLVILDLGLPDFDGAEIARRLRKTSPVPIIILTAMDALDRKVNLLEAGADDYMTKPFHPEELVARVKVQLRHQQHGEVITIGALEIHPQKRLCHYNGHEVRLSPKEFDLLTFLARQPGRVYSRGEIEREVWNGELPSNSNVVDVHMANMRAKLRDLDGYGIIRTVRGIGYALKTN from the coding sequence ATGGAGCAGCGCATTTTACTTATAGAAGATAATCCCGATATTACGCGGGTGGTGCAGTACGAACTTGAACAGGCAGGATACCGTGTCCTGACAGCACCGGACGGGATTTCCGGTCTGACGAGCGCCCGTGAAAATGTACCCGATCTGGTCATTCTCGATCTCGGTCTGCCTGACTTTGACGGTGCCGAGATTGCTCGGCGGCTGCGGAAGACCAGTCCGGTGCCGATCATCATTCTGACTGCGATGGACGCGCTTGACCGCAAGGTGAACCTACTGGAAGCGGGCGCAGACGATTACATGACCAAGCCCTTTCACCCCGAAGAACTGGTGGCCCGTGTCAAGGTGCAGCTTCGTCATCAGCAGCACGGCGAGGTCATTACCATCGGGGCACTCGAAATTCACCCGCAGAAGCGTCTGTGCCATTACAACGGCCATGAAGTGCGGCTGTCGCCCAAGGAATTCGATCTGCTGACCTTCCTGGCACGTCAGCCCGGACGGGTGTACTCACGCGGCGAAATCGAGCGCGAGGTGTGGAACGGCGAACTGCCCAGCAACAGCAACGTGGTCGACGTGCATATGGCGAACATGCGGGCCAAGCTGCGCGACCTGGACGGCTACGGCATCATCCGCACGGTGCGCGGCATCGGCTACGCCCTCAAGACCAACTGA